A region from the Hippoglossus hippoglossus isolate fHipHip1 chromosome 18, fHipHip1.pri, whole genome shotgun sequence genome encodes:
- the etnppl gene encoding ethanolamine-phosphate phospho-lyase isoform X1 has protein sequence MAAAVIFEKSRTIDLRKKHIGPSCKIFFSHDPIKIVRAKGQYMHDENGCRYLDCINNVAHVGHCHPDVVQAGARQMEQLNTNSRFLHDNLVLYAQRLQATLPDKLSVCYFVNSGSEANDLALRLAWQYRGHKDIITLENAYHGHLSSLIDISPYKFHQLSDAEHNPFVHLASSPDVYRGKYRADHADPATAYADEVKDIIEKVHKKGGKIAAFIAESLQSCGGQVIPPMGYFQQVSKHVREAGGLIIADEVQVGFGRVGTHFWAFQLQGDDYVPDIVTMGKPIGNGHPMSCVVTTKEVAEAFMTSGMEYFNTFGGNPVSCAIGLAVLDVIEKEDLQGNALRVGRYLINLLQQQKEKHPLIGDVRGCGLFVGVELVRDRLKLTPATAEAQEVIYKLKEDYILLSADGPHRNVLKFKPPMCFTMADADLVVEKIDHILTELEAALGLKLSTTVNTENECRKDSMSSCRPMRTDTVIAAV, from the exons ATGGCCGCTGCGGTGATATTCGAGAAAAGTAGGACGATAGACCTGCGGAAGAAGCACATCGG GCCGTCTTGCAAGATCTTCTTCAGCCATGACCCGATCAAGATTGTCCGAGCCAAAGGCCAATACATGCATGATGAAAATGGGTGTCGCTACTTGGATTGCATCAACAATGTGGCTCATG TGGGCCACTGTCACCCGGACGTGGTGCAGGCGGGAGCTCGGCAGATGGAGCAGCTCAACACCAACTCACGTTTCTTGCACGACAACCTCGTATTGTACGCGCAGAGGCTGCAGGCCACATTGCCTGACAAGCTGTCTGTGTGCTATTTTGTCAACTCCGG CTCTGAAGCCAATGACCTGGCCCTTCGACTAGCATGGCAGTACAGAGGCCACAAAGACATCATCACGTTGGAAAA tgcTTACCATGGCCACCTCTCATCGCTCATCGACATCAGTCCCTACAAGTTCCACCAGCTGTCAGATGCTGAACACAATCCATTTGTCCATTTG GCTTCGAGCCCAGATGTGTACAGAGGCAAATACAGGGCAGACCACGCTGATCCTGCAACAGCATATGCAGATGAGGTCAAAGATATAATCGAGAAAGTTCACAAGAAAGGAGGCAAG ATTGCTGCTTTTATTGCTGAGTCATTGCAGAGTTGTGGTGGGCAGGTTATTCCCCCCATGGGCTATTTCCAGCAAGTGTCAAA ACACGTCCGTGAGGCGGGGGGTCTCATCATCGCCGACGAGGTCCAGGTGGGCTTTGGGCGCGTCGGCACCCACTTCTGGGCCTTCCAGCTTCAGGGAGACGACTACGTGCCCGACATCGTCACCATGGGGAAGCCCATCGGCAACGGCCACCCCATGTCCTGCGTGGTGACGACCAAAGAGGTGGCGGAGGCCTTCATGACGTCCGGAATGGAGTATTTCAACACG TTTGGCGGTAACCCAGTGTCGTGCGCCATCGGCCTGGCCGTCCTCGACGTGATCGAGAAGGAGGATCTCCAGGGTAATGCGCTACGTGTGGGCCGATACCTGATAAATTTGCTgcaacagcagaaagaaaagcatCCACTGATCGGAGATGTCAG AGGCTGTGGCCTTTTTGTCGGGGTGGAGCTCGTGAGGGACAGGTTGAAGCTCACTCCTGCTACAGCAGAGGCTCAAGAGGTCATATATAA GCTGAAGGAAGACTACATCCTCCTGAGTGCTGACGGACCTCATCGCAATGTGCTCAAATTTAAACCCCCCATGTGCTTCACCATGGCGGACGCTGACCTGGTTGTGGAGAAAATCGACCACATTCTCACGG AGCTTGAGGCAGCTTTAGGTTTGAAGTTGTCGACCACGGTGAACACAGAGAATGAATGTAGAAAG GATTCTATGTCAAGCTGCCGACCGATGAGAACGGACACCGTTATCGCAGCGGTTTAG
- the etnppl gene encoding ethanolamine-phosphate phospho-lyase isoform X2, with product MAAAVIFEKSRTIDLRKKHIGPSCKIFFSHDPIKIVRAKGQYMHDENGCRYLDCINNVAHVGHCHPDVVQAGARQMEQLNTNSRFLHDNLVLYAQRLQATLPDKLSVCYFVNSGSEANDLALRLAWQYRGHKDIITLENAYHGHLSSLIDISPYKFHQLSDAEHNPFVHLASSPDVYRGKYRADHADPATAYADEVKDIIEKVHKKGGKIAAFIAESLQSCGGQVIPPMGYFQQVSKHVREAGGLIIADEVQVGFGRVGTHFWAFQLQGDDYVPDIVTMGKPIGNGHPMSCVVTTKEVAEAFMTSGMEYFNTFGGNPVSCAIGLAVLDVIEKEDLQGNALRVGRYLINLLQQQKEKHPLIGDVRGCGLFVGVELVRDRLKLTPATAEAQEVIYKLKEDYILLSADGPHRNVLKFKPPMCFTMADADLVVEKIDHILTELEAALGLKLSTTVNTENECRKVSLPTDENGHRYRSGLVHSRGGSLQQTKHLAYMQHFVKQLITDVIDSGGDRILWKRLFSL from the exons ATGGCCGCTGCGGTGATATTCGAGAAAAGTAGGACGATAGACCTGCGGAAGAAGCACATCGG GCCGTCTTGCAAGATCTTCTTCAGCCATGACCCGATCAAGATTGTCCGAGCCAAAGGCCAATACATGCATGATGAAAATGGGTGTCGCTACTTGGATTGCATCAACAATGTGGCTCATG TGGGCCACTGTCACCCGGACGTGGTGCAGGCGGGAGCTCGGCAGATGGAGCAGCTCAACACCAACTCACGTTTCTTGCACGACAACCTCGTATTGTACGCGCAGAGGCTGCAGGCCACATTGCCTGACAAGCTGTCTGTGTGCTATTTTGTCAACTCCGG CTCTGAAGCCAATGACCTGGCCCTTCGACTAGCATGGCAGTACAGAGGCCACAAAGACATCATCACGTTGGAAAA tgcTTACCATGGCCACCTCTCATCGCTCATCGACATCAGTCCCTACAAGTTCCACCAGCTGTCAGATGCTGAACACAATCCATTTGTCCATTTG GCTTCGAGCCCAGATGTGTACAGAGGCAAATACAGGGCAGACCACGCTGATCCTGCAACAGCATATGCAGATGAGGTCAAAGATATAATCGAGAAAGTTCACAAGAAAGGAGGCAAG ATTGCTGCTTTTATTGCTGAGTCATTGCAGAGTTGTGGTGGGCAGGTTATTCCCCCCATGGGCTATTTCCAGCAAGTGTCAAA ACACGTCCGTGAGGCGGGGGGTCTCATCATCGCCGACGAGGTCCAGGTGGGCTTTGGGCGCGTCGGCACCCACTTCTGGGCCTTCCAGCTTCAGGGAGACGACTACGTGCCCGACATCGTCACCATGGGGAAGCCCATCGGCAACGGCCACCCCATGTCCTGCGTGGTGACGACCAAAGAGGTGGCGGAGGCCTTCATGACGTCCGGAATGGAGTATTTCAACACG TTTGGCGGTAACCCAGTGTCGTGCGCCATCGGCCTGGCCGTCCTCGACGTGATCGAGAAGGAGGATCTCCAGGGTAATGCGCTACGTGTGGGCCGATACCTGATAAATTTGCTgcaacagcagaaagaaaagcatCCACTGATCGGAGATGTCAG AGGCTGTGGCCTTTTTGTCGGGGTGGAGCTCGTGAGGGACAGGTTGAAGCTCACTCCTGCTACAGCAGAGGCTCAAGAGGTCATATATAA GCTGAAGGAAGACTACATCCTCCTGAGTGCTGACGGACCTCATCGCAATGTGCTCAAATTTAAACCCCCCATGTGCTTCACCATGGCGGACGCTGACCTGGTTGTGGAGAAAATCGACCACATTCTCACGG AGCTTGAGGCAGCTTTAGGTTTGAAGTTGTCGACCACGGTGAACACAGAGAATGAATGTAGAAAGGTAAGT CTGCCGACCGATGAGAACGGACACCGTTATCGCAGCGGTTTAGTtcacagcagaggaggcagTCTGCAACAAACCAAACACCTCGCGTATATGCAGCACTTCGTTAAACAACTGATTACAGATGTTATAGATTCCGGAGGTGACAGAATTCTGTGGAAAAGGTTATTTAGCCtttga
- the ostc gene encoding oligosaccharyltransferase complex subunit ostc, protein METLYSLPFSVLECPNVKLKKPSWLHMPSAMTVYAIVIVSYFLITGGIIYDVIVEPPSVGSMTDEHGHQRPVAFLAYRVNGQYIMEGLASSFLFTMGGLGFIILDRSNAPNIPKLNRFLLLFIGFVSVLLSFFMARVFMRMKLPGYLMG, encoded by the exons ATGGAGACTTTATACAGTTTGCCGTTCTCTGTGCTCGAGTGTCCCAACGTTAAACTGAAGAAACCATCGTGGCTGCACATGCCGTCAGCCATGACCGTGTACGCGATCGTTATCGTGTCCTACTTTCTCATCACAGGAG GTATCATCTACGATGTTATTGTTGAGCCGCCCAGTGTGGGTTCAATGACGGACGAGCATGGACACCAGCGACCAGTTGCCTTTTTGGCATACAG GGTAAATGGCCAGTATATTATGGAGGGACTggcctccagcttcctcttcaCGATGGGAGGGCTGGGCTTCATAATCCTGGACCGCTCCAATGCGCCCAACATTCCCAAACTCAACCGCTTCCTGTTGCTCTTCATTGGCTTTGTCAGTGTCCTCCTCAGCTTCTTCATGGCCAGAGTTTTCATGCGCATGAAGTTGCC agGATACCTCATGGgctaa